The nucleotide window GAGCCTGAGCATCCTGAAAGCCGTGTCCGAAGCGGGTGCGAAGAGTTTCGGATACATCATTGTACGGCTTAATGATACCGTGGAGCCTGTGTTCATTAACTGGATCAATGCTGCTTTCCCGGAGCGTGCGCAGAAAGTCCTCAATTTAATCCGGTCTATGCGTGGTGGAAAACTGGGAGAGAAAAGATTCCATGAACGGTATAAGGGCGAAGGAAATATTGCAGAGATGATTCACAACACTTTCGCATTGGGCGAAAGGAAATATTTTCCCAATCAGGAAAGGCGGCAACTTTCTACGGAGCATTTCACCGGTTCGCGTGACCAGCAACTGCGCTTATTTTAAAAGTAAAAGGCGAACTTTCGTCCGCCCTGTTGTCCTTATATCTTAATCAGACCCAGTTCTACTAGTCTCTCGTGCAGAAATTCGCCCGCTGTTGTATCCTCATAGAGTTTAGGATGATCTTCATCAACCGTATTTTCCAGCGCGTTAAGCGGCATTTCGCTTACCGGATGCATGAAGAACGGTATGGAGTAACGGGAAGTGCCCCAAAGCTCACGCGGCGGGTTCACCACCTGGTGAATGGTTGATTTCAGCTTATTATTGGTAAGCCTGGACAGCATATCGCCCACGTTAATCATAAGTTCGTCCGGTTCAGCAATGGCATCTACCCATTCGCCGTCATGATTCATTACCTGAAGTCCTTTGCCCTGTGCTCCCATCAGCAGGGTAATGAGGTTAATGTCGCCATGGGCTGCCGCTCGGACAGCATTATCCGGCTCTTCAGTAATTGGCGGATAATGGATAGGTCTCAGGATTGAGTTTCCTTCCTTAACAAACCTGTCAAAATAGAATTCATCCAGACCGAGATGCAGTGCCAGTGCCCGTAAAACATAAATTCCGGTTTTTTCCAGCATCTTGTACGCCTCCTTACCTACTTTATTGAATTCAGGAATTTCAGCTACCTCCACATTATCCGGATAAACAGATGCATATTCAGATCCGTCTTCAAGGTACTGCCCAAAATGCCAGAATTCCTTCAGATCACCTTTCTTGAACCCTTTTGCAGTTTCTTTTCCGAAACCTACATAGCCGCGCTGGCCGCCGATTCCCGGAATTTCGTACTTCTGCTTGGACTCCACGGGTAAATCAAAGAAATTTTTAACCTCTTCATAAAGATTCTTTACGAGTTTGTCATCCAGGAAATGGCCCTTCAGGGCTACAAAACCGATTTCTTCGTATGCTTTTCCGATTTCATTTACAAATTTCTGCTTGCGTTCCGGGTCACCCGAAAGGAAATCACGCAAATCCACACTGGGAATCTGTTTCATAGATTTTATATTAAGTATGAACTGCAAATTTAGAAGAATTTAAAATATTAAGATTTAATTATCAGTAAATTTGCGCGGTTTCAGATTCACCGCCCAAAATGAGATGGCCGAAATGAAAATTTGATCTTCCTAATGAAACAATATTCTTCCAAACACAGCATACAGATTTTAGCCCACCTCCTGAAGGAATACGGAATTAATAACATCGTGATTTCCCCCGGTTCGCGTAATGCACCGCTGGCCATACATTTCTCGGAAACCGACGGCTTCAACTGTTACAGCATCACCGACGAGAGGAGTGCGGGTTTTGTAGGTCTGGGAATGGCCAAAACCGAAAAGATGCCTGTAGCCGTAACCTGTACAAGTGGATCTGCCGCAGCCAATTATTACCCTTCGGTTACAGAAGCTTTTTATCAGAACATTCCTTTGCTGGTCCTTACAGCCGACAGACCGTCTGATTATGTTGATATTTTTGACGGACAAACCATCCGGCAGAAAGAAATTTTCAGTCAACATTCTTACGGGGATTTTCAATTGCTGGAAGATGACCGTGAAAACGCAGACGATGAAAATTACAGCCTGATAAAAAAGGCCATTGAAATCTGTTTTGAAAAGCAAGGACCGGTTCATATTAATATACCGCTGGCTGAACCACTTTATGAACTGGTACCGGAAATCCCGGTTTATCCTTCGGTGGAGAAAACCCTGCAGCGTAAAGCCTTTGACCTTTCGCCGGCTTTAGTGGCCGGATGGAACCTTGCACGCCGCATACTGATCCTGGTGGGTACGCGTGACTATAGTGAAGAACTGCAGATGCAGCTGAGCCAGCTGGTGAAAAACCACAGTGCGGTGGTTCTGACAGAAGCAAATTCCAATCTGAACAATGAAAAATTCTTCAGCCATATAGACCGGTATGTGTTTAAATTTGACGAAGAGGACTTTAAGAAATATGCACCCGACCTGCTGATTACAGTAGGGCAAAATGTAGTTTCAAAAAAAGTAAAGCAGTTCCTCAGGAAAGCCCGCCCGCAAAATCATTGGCATATTGATGCCGTTTGGCAGCCCGACACCTATTTCTCACTTACTCAGAAGGTGGTAACACGCGCTGAGGTATTTTTCGGGAAACTTCTGAACCATGTAAATCTGGAACCCCAGGCCTATTACAACCTTTGGGATGTACTGCGCGATAAACGTGATATAAAACATGAGCAATACTGTGCAGACGCTCCATTCTCGGATTTTAAACTTTTTGAAATACTTTCTTTAAAGATACCCAACAACTACCACGTTCACATCAGTAACAGTTCAGCTATCCGATATGCGCAGCTCTTTAATTTCCAGCAATTCAGGATTCACTGCAACCGCGGGACAAGCGGCATAGATGGAAGCACAAGTACAGCCATGGGATATGCAATGCGCAGCAAGAGCCCTACGCTGCTGATTACAGGCGAGGTAAGCTTCATGTATGACATCAATGGGCTCTGGAACCAATATATCCCGCCTTATACGAGGATCATTATCTTCAATAACGGCGGTGGCGACATCTTCAGGATCATTCCGGGACCGGGTTCAACCAATGCACTGGACGAATTCATCCTGACCAAACATCACAAAAATGCCGAACTTCTGGCGAAAAACTTCGGATTTGCCTACACCAGAGTAGATGAGGAAGACACGCTGCTTCGCGTGCTGGATAATTTCTTCAACCCCGACAGCAAGCCAAAAATCCTGGAGGTGGATACGTCCCAAATCGGGAACGCGGAAATCCTGAAAAGCTATTTTGAGTTTCTGGCTTAATTAATTTCAGCCTCAACAGAGTTTTTGCCGGGAAGGTTAGGGATTCGCGAAAGCGGATAAGCCAGCGCATCATCAAAATCATTCAGTGCATTAATCAGCTTGAAGTGTGAATATTCTCTCAGGTTATTGGGGGATATGTCAGCGGTTGTGATTTTTCCGGACTGAAGCAGTTCCTGACGCTGCACACCGTTCAGCAGAAAAGCGGACGGGGTGAACCACACGTTATCTTTCAGAAAAATCAGATTGGAAAAGGACGTATCGGTTATATAATTATCCTTTACGATGATGATTTCGGCTCCGTTCGCCCCGGCTTTCATCGCTTCAAATCCTTTACGGTCTTCAAACTTGAAAGGGTAATTAATTTCATCATTCACCACAAGCAGAAATCTGCTGATTTCGGAGCGTTCATACGGAATCAATTCAGTTCTGCACATGCTATCCAAACTGTATGAAATGCGGAATTTGTACAGGCCTTTTGATGGGACGGATATACTTTTCAAAATACTTTCAAGATCAATAAAGTTTTCTTTCCCAAAGCAGGCAAAAGTGTCATTTACCCTTTTTTGATGGTGTTTAAGCAGGAAGGCCTGGCCGTCTGACACCTTTATACTTTCAAGAAACCGGTACATAAATCTTGTTTTTCATTTCCTCATATTCATCTTCCAATTGGCTTAGGTGGGTGATGCCACCACCGCTTTTAAAGTATATTTTATCCTCTTCCTTTTGCATAAACCGGATCATGACGCAGGAATCCAGATTGGCCCCGTCGAAGAAGCCACAGACACCTGTATAAAAGCCACGGTCATAGTTTTCGGCTTCAAGCAGAACTTCCAGCGTTTTTTTCTTGGGAGCACCCAATATGGATCCGGCAGGAAGCAGAGTTTTCAGGATGCTGCCCATTTTACCGATATATTCAGGCTTCAGCTTACCCGAAATCTCAGAACTCATGGCAAAGAGATTTTTTTGTTTGGTTTTCAGAAAGTCAATCCGCTGAAATTCGTCCAGCTGCACTTCATCGGCCACCATGCTGAGGTCGTTACGGAGCAAATCTACAACGGTGTAATGCTCTGCCCTCTCCTTTGTATCGTTCTTCAGCGTTTCTGCCGCATTAGGAAGTGAAGCATCAATTGTTCCTTTCATTGGATGGGTGAAAATGCAGTCATCCTGGATTTCGATAAAGGTTTCGGGGGAAAAGAAGACGAATTGATCCCTGTATAAAACCTTATATTTTGCTTCGGAGAAACTGAAAATCTCACGTAAAGTGCGGTTTACCGTAATTTCAGTTTTGCGCGTATAATTCATCAGGTATGAATTCCCGATTTTCAGATGATGCTGTACAATATCAAAGCCCCGTTGGTACGCTGCAAGAGATTCGGGGAATGACTGCATATCCAGATCCGACTCTGCTTTTTCAGCCGGTCCGTAAGAGAATTTTGGGAAACGTATTGATATACGGTCACCGGCCAATTCATCCACGGTAAAAACCTCAACAGTCTGCATTAAAAAATCGGTTATAAAAAAAAACGGAACACCCTGCCGGGAAAGCTTGTCCATTTTATCGAAATTAGGGTGAAAAGGCAGCATCATAGGGCAAAAGTAATTTTTTTTACCCTTACTTTGCACAAAACAGAAAAGTTCATGCAGCAGAATTACCCCCAGAAAAGTGATATTTCCTATATATTAAAACAGGCCTTTTTTTACTGGAGCAAGACCCTTGGTTACCAGATCATGTACAGTTTGATTTACCTCTCCGTACTCATTACTGTTTGGTTTCTTTTTGCAGAGCATTACGGCATTCTTAATGATTACTTAAAAACCGTCGAAATGGTAAATTCCGGATCTACCTATGCGCAGGCTCAGGAAGTGCTGGTTTCAAATCCAAATTATATCACTTTTTCATGGATTACCATCGGTACGTTCATTTTCCTGTACCCCCTTAATTTGGGCCTGCTGAAAATGTACAGAAAAACAGACCTGGGAGAGAAGATAAATGTTCACGACCTCTTTGCCGGTTATATGGGAGTTAATTTCTTCATTTACATCAGCTATTATGTATTCTGGTTCATGGTTTTCCTATACATGGCGCCCACCGTTATCCTAGCCGGCTTGTGGATTGCGTTAACAGTTTTCACTGCGCCACTGATGTTTTTTATGAACAGGAAAATTTTCGAAACCTTCCGCTATAATATACGTGTCTGGCGAAACTTCTTTCCTGCTATGCTGGTAGGTCTTCTGGTGGCGGCTGTTTTTAAATATGCAGGCATGCTTACGATAATCGGACTGCCGTTCACAATGGCTTTCCCAACGGCAATGATTTACGCCCTTTATTCGTCTCTGTTTAAAGAGCATGAAGAAGTGCAGTAAGAATGAGAAAAAAATGATATTTTAGATTTTTAAAAAAAACTATGGAAAATTTCAGCGAATTTGATTTAAAGGGAACTGCTCCCCAGCGCAATTTCAGCGACATTATCGGTCACGCATTCAATAATTATATGAAAATTATTGGGTGGAGTATTTTGGTTACATTACTGACTTTTGTAGTAAGCATCCTGATATCAAGCCTTACAGGACCGTTGGTGGGATATAACGCACTGGAATCACAGGCCGAGATGGAAGAACTGATGAAAGACGGCTCTTTTGCTGACGGCAGCATCGTTACGCGTATGTTTCAGATTCCGGGATACCTGGAAAGCATGCTTCTTTCCGGAGTCCTTGGTTTGCTTATGTACCCGGTATATGCCGGATACGTGTATGCCATGCACCGTGCGAATACAGGCCAAACGGTTTCTTTGTCTGATTTTTTCATAGGATTCCGCCAGAACGCCTTACAGTATATTGTCTATGGGCTGATAATGGGAATCGCTGTTATGATAGGTTTTATGCTGTGTGTGCTGCCGGTATTTTTTATTATCCCCTTTTTTTTCCTGGGGATTCCCTTCATCCTCTTTGAAAATGCGAGCGGCATAGATGCGCTGAAGAAAAGTTTCAGTACTGGCGGCTCCAATTACGGTACCATGCTGGCAGTAAGTTTCATCTCAATAATCATCACAATAGCAGGTATTATTTTGTGCGGTATCGGAATTCTGCTTACGGCACCATTTTTCTATGCAGCCATGTATTCTGCATACTGTGCCTACATCGGGGTTCCGCGGGAAATCCAAAACCCCTCCCATTAAGCGCGACAACTAATAAAATTTATAACAAGGGCGGCAGTAAACAACACTGCCGCCTTTTAATACCCTTCCCCAAATGCCTAACAAAAAGCATCAGATCAGTGGAGTAAAGATCAAGCAGGTTTTCCTGATCCTTATCATTACCGCGTTACTTGCACTTATAGTAAGCAATCTCACTCTCTTTATACCGTCGCTGCTGGGTGCTGTTACACTTTATATTGTGTGCAGGAGATTAAACTTCTATCTGCAGGAAGAAAAAGAATGGAAACCGGTATGGTCTTCAATGCTGATCATCCTAATCTGCGTAGTTGTATTAGTGATACCGGTATACCTTATAGGTGACATGATCATTGAAAAACTTGGTGACTCCAAAGAGTACATGAAAAAATTTAATGTGTTTCTGGATAAAATTCACGATTACGTGTATTCCAGAACCAAATTTGATATTCTGAGCCGGGACAACCTCACTAAAGTGAAAGATTATGTGGGTCGGATTTCCACTTCGGCGGTTAGCAGCACTTTCAATACGCTATCCATAGTGCTTTCCATGTTTTTCATGCTGTATTTTATGCTGGAGAAACCAAGACTTTTTGAAAGACTGGTTGCTTCGGCAGCACCATTGAAGAAAGCCAACATTAATCTGATTGCCGAAAAGTTCAGGAAACTGGTTATAGCAAATGCAGTCGGAATTCCCGTAGTAGCTCTGGGACAGGGACTTGTAGCATTAATCGGGTACTATATATTTGATGCGCCCAGTCCTATGCTCTTATTTGCACTTACTGCCGTAACGTCGATGATCCCAATCGTGGGCGGTGCCATGG belongs to Chryseobacterium sp. and includes:
- a CDS encoding aminodeoxychorismate synthase component I translates to MLPFHPNFDKMDKLSRQGVPFFFITDFLMQTVEVFTVDELAGDRISIRFPKFSYGPAEKAESDLDMQSFPESLAAYQRGFDIVQHHLKIGNSYLMNYTRKTEITVNRTLREIFSFSEAKYKVLYRDQFVFFSPETFIEIQDDCIFTHPMKGTIDASLPNAAETLKNDTKERAEHYTVVDLLRNDLSMVADEVQLDEFQRIDFLKTKQKNLFAMSSEISGKLKPEYIGKMGSILKTLLPAGSILGAPKKKTLEVLLEAENYDRGFYTGVCGFFDGANLDSCVMIRFMQKEEDKIYFKSGGGITHLSQLEDEYEEMKNKIYVPVS
- a CDS encoding AI-2E family transporter, whose amino-acid sequence is MPNKKHQISGVKIKQVFLILIITALLALIVSNLTLFIPSLLGAVTLYIVCRRLNFYLQEEKEWKPVWSSMLIILICVVVLVIPVYLIGDMIIEKLGDSKEYMKKFNVFLDKIHDYVYSRTKFDILSRDNLTKVKDYVGRISTSAVSSTFNTLSIVLSMFFMLYFMLEKPRLFERLVASAAPLKKANINLIAEKFRKLVIANAVGIPVVALGQGLVALIGYYIFDAPSPMLLFALTAVTSMIPIVGGAMVYVPVGIFMVAEGDTTGGIGLLIYCMIVVGLTDNVLRFTLLKRLENIHPLNTVFGIIMGMNLFGFMGLIFGPILVSMTVLLIQVYRDEFSDEDTPELELPEPKEIEKKIDLTI
- a CDS encoding aminotransferase class IV, which produces MYRFLESIKVSDGQAFLLKHHQKRVNDTFACFGKENFIDLESILKSISVPSKGLYKFRISYSLDSMCRTELIPYERSEISRFLLVVNDEINYPFKFEDRKGFEAMKAGANGAEIIIVKDNYITDTSFSNLIFLKDNVWFTPSAFLLNGVQRQELLQSGKITTADISPNNLREYSHFKLINALNDFDDALAYPLSRIPNLPGKNSVEAEIN
- a CDS encoding beta-carotene 15,15'-monooxygenase; the protein is MENFSEFDLKGTAPQRNFSDIIGHAFNNYMKIIGWSILVTLLTFVVSILISSLTGPLVGYNALESQAEMEELMKDGSFADGSIVTRMFQIPGYLESMLLSGVLGLLMYPVYAGYVYAMHRANTGQTVSLSDFFIGFRQNALQYIVYGLIMGIAVMIGFMLCVLPVFFIIPFFFLGIPFILFENASGIDALKKSFSTGGSNYGTMLAVSFISIIITIAGIILCGIGILLTAPFFYAAMYSAYCAYIGVPREIQNPSH
- the menD gene encoding 2-succinyl-5-enolpyruvyl-6-hydroxy-3-cyclohexene-1-carboxylic-acid synthase produces the protein MKQYSSKHSIQILAHLLKEYGINNIVISPGSRNAPLAIHFSETDGFNCYSITDERSAGFVGLGMAKTEKMPVAVTCTSGSAAANYYPSVTEAFYQNIPLLVLTADRPSDYVDIFDGQTIRQKEIFSQHSYGDFQLLEDDRENADDENYSLIKKAIEICFEKQGPVHINIPLAEPLYELVPEIPVYPSVEKTLQRKAFDLSPALVAGWNLARRILILVGTRDYSEELQMQLSQLVKNHSAVVLTEANSNLNNEKFFSHIDRYVFKFDEEDFKKYAPDLLITVGQNVVSKKVKQFLRKARPQNHWHIDAVWQPDTYFSLTQKVVTRAEVFFGKLLNHVNLEPQAYYNLWDVLRDKRDIKHEQYCADAPFSDFKLFEILSLKIPNNYHVHISNSSAIRYAQLFNFQQFRIHCNRGTSGIDGSTSTAMGYAMRSKSPTLLITGEVSFMYDINGLWNQYIPPYTRIIIFNNGGGDIFRIIPGPGSTNALDEFILTKHHKNAELLAKNFGFAYTRVDEEDTLLRVLDNFFNPDSKPKILEVDTSQIGNAEILKSYFEFLA
- a CDS encoding isopenicillin N synthase family dioxygenase, with translation MKQIPSVDLRDFLSGDPERKQKFVNEIGKAYEEIGFVALKGHFLDDKLVKNLYEEVKNFFDLPVESKQKYEIPGIGGQRGYVGFGKETAKGFKKGDLKEFWHFGQYLEDGSEYASVYPDNVEVAEIPEFNKVGKEAYKMLEKTGIYVLRALALHLGLDEFYFDRFVKEGNSILRPIHYPPITEEPDNAVRAAAHGDINLITLLMGAQGKGLQVMNHDGEWVDAIAEPDELMINVGDMLSRLTNNKLKSTIHQVVNPPRELWGTSRYSIPFFMHPVSEMPLNALENTVDEDHPKLYEDTTAGEFLHERLVELGLIKI